A window of the Tiliqua scincoides isolate rTilSci1 chromosome 5, rTilSci1.hap2, whole genome shotgun sequence genome harbors these coding sequences:
- the LOC136653923 gene encoding olfactory receptor 4N5-like, whose amino-acid sequence MDHGNHTVVTEFVLQGLSQRWELQLFLSTLLLFYAIILPGNILIIVTIWKEPHLESPMFFFLANLALMDICYSCVTPPKMMANLFSGCKTISYQACMLQIFFIHFLGAAETCLLITMGVDRYVAICLPLHYATIMTRPVCWTLVIGSWSAGFLHSMIQVILIIPLPFCGHNELDNFFCDVTQLIRLACTDTYSLEFVMFVNSGLTNAACFILLLISYGVLLVKVRKGSIKGKSKASSTCVTHIIIVFIMFSPAIYIYCHPFQDFPFDKVVALFHTVVFPLMNPMIYTLRNKEIKAAMWRWIKK is encoded by the coding sequence ATGGACCATGGAAATCATACAGTAGTGACAGAGTTCGTTCTCCAGGGACTGTCACAGAGATGGGAGCTGCAGCTGTTCCTCTCTACTCTCCTCCTCTTCTATGCCATCATCCTTCCTGGGAATATCCTGATCATTGTGACTATTTGGAAAGAGCCCCATCTGGAATCccccatgtttttcttcttggctAACCTGGCCTTGATGGACATCTGCTACAGCTGCGTCACCCCTCCAAAGATGATGGCCAATCTCTTCTCTGGCTGTAAAACTATCTCCTACCAGGCCTGCATGCTTCAGATTTTTTTCATCCACTTTCTGGGTGCAGCTGAGACCTGCCTCCTTATTACTATGGGTGTTGATCGGTATGTAGCCATCTGTCTCCCGTTGCACTATGCCACCATAATGACCAGACCGGTTTGCTGGACTTTAGTGATAGGCTCCTGGTCTGCAGGCTTCTTGCACTCCATGATCCAGGTTATTCTCATAATCCCACTTCCTTTCTGTGGCCACAATGAGctggacaatttcttctgtgacgTCACCCAGCTCATCAGGCTAGCTTGCACCGATACGTACTCCCTGGAGTTCGTCATGTTTGTGAATAGTGGTCTGACCAACGCAGCATGCTTCATCCTTCTCCTTATCTCATATGGAGTCCTGCTGGTCAAAGTGAGGAAGGGCTCCATTAAAGGAAAGAGCAAGGCTTCCTCCACTTGTGTCACTCATATCATCATCGTCTTCATCATGTTCAGTCCTGCTATCTATATCTACTGTCATCCTTTCCAGGACTTCCCCTTCGACAAGGTGGTGGCCTTGTTCCACACTGTGGTCTTCCCCTTGATGAACCCCATGATCTACACCCTGAGGAACAAGGAGATCAAAGCTGCTATGTGGAGATGGATAAAGAAGTGA